A window from Bacillus marinisedimentorum encodes these proteins:
- a CDS encoding peptidylprolyl isomerase yields MKRVIILMFFLAVAGLTISACGDSAGTNENTKTNEENGQPQSDQNKKGTEVSEYPQFMEVQENEKVAVIHTTKGDIKVKLYPEEAPKTVENFITHSKDGYYDGVIFHRVIQDFMVQTGDPQGTGAGGESIWGEPFEDEFSNKLANFRGALSMANRGPDTNGSQFFIVQKKDVGSDMIQQMQEVGFPEEIIDLYKEHGGTPTLDGRHAVFGHVIEGMDVVDEIANVKTDANDRPAEEIKIESIEIVKE; encoded by the coding sequence ATGAAACGGGTTATCATCCTAATGTTTTTTCTTGCAGTTGCAGGATTGACGATCTCAGCGTGCGGCGACTCGGCTGGAACAAACGAAAACACCAAGACGAATGAAGAGAACGGACAGCCGCAATCTGATCAAAATAAGAAGGGAACTGAAGTGTCAGAATATCCTCAATTCATGGAAGTCCAGGAAAATGAAAAAGTGGCAGTCATCCATACGACAAAAGGCGATATAAAAGTGAAGCTATATCCTGAAGAAGCGCCTAAAACAGTAGAAAACTTCATCACCCACAGCAAAGACGGCTATTATGACGGCGTAATTTTCCATCGTGTCATCCAAGATTTCATGGTGCAGACAGGCGATCCGCAGGGAACTGGTGCTGGAGGAGAGAGCATCTGGGGCGAACCATTCGAAGATGAATTTTCAAATAAGCTTGCCAATTTCCGCGGCGCCCTTTCCATGGCCAACCGCGGCCCTGATACAAATGGCAGTCAGTTCTTTATTGTCCAAAAGAAAGATGTGGGCAGCGATATGATACAGCAGATGCAGGAAGTCGGCTTCCCGGAAGAAATCATTGACCTTTATAAAGAGCATGGCGGCACTCCCACGCTTGACGGAAGACATGCCGTATTCGGCCACGTCATCGAAGGCATGGACGTCGTCGACGAAATCGCCAATGTGAAAACCGATGCTAACGACCGCCCGGCAGAAGAAATCAAAATCGAAAGCATCGAAATTGTAAAAGAATAG
- a CDS encoding biotin transporter BioY has protein sequence MSTYRNGLRFTPIEITLVGMFAALMAVGANITSWAPFLQVAGIPLTMQPFFAVLAGLLLGSRLGAVAMAVYIAIGLAGAPVFAKFSTGLTVLYGPTGGFLLSFIAVAYAAGKIIEKADGEPGLPHFFAAAFTGIFLNYFLGTNYMYAAVNTWIGAEISYAQAWAGMMLFAVKDAAFTAVAAMVAPRLYRVISRSHALTRARSNDVA, from the coding sequence ATGAGTACATACAGAAATGGATTGAGATTCACACCAATTGAGATCACACTTGTTGGGATGTTTGCCGCCCTGATGGCGGTTGGCGCCAATATTACTTCGTGGGCCCCGTTTTTGCAGGTAGCCGGCATCCCGCTTACGATGCAGCCGTTTTTCGCTGTCCTGGCAGGACTTCTGCTCGGCAGCAGGCTTGGTGCTGTTGCAATGGCTGTTTATATCGCAATCGGCCTGGCAGGCGCTCCGGTATTCGCCAAGTTCAGCACCGGCCTGACTGTACTATACGGTCCGACTGGCGGCTTTCTTCTTTCATTTATTGCAGTTGCATATGCGGCGGGCAAAATCATTGAGAAAGCGGATGGGGAGCCTGGGCTGCCGCACTTTTTCGCAGCCGCGTTCACTGGTATTTTCCTTAACTACTTCCTTGGCACCAACTATATGTACGCAGCGGTCAACACCTGGATCGGAGCTGAAATCAGCTACGCCCAGGCATGGGCGGGCATGATGCTCTTCGCCGTAAAAGATGCCGCATTCACAGCAGTCGCAGCCATGGTCGCACCAAGACTGTACAGGGTGATCAGCCGCTCGCATGCCTTAACAAGGGCACGCAGCAACGACGTGGCATAA
- the trhA gene encoding PAQR family membrane homeostasis protein TrhA has translation MADTHTYTRKEELVNAVTHGVGVLLSIAALVLLIVYASMEGTAWHVVSFTIYGVTMLILYASSTLVHSFPEGKVKDVFEFCDHAAIYLFIAGTYTPLLLVVIRGALGWTLFGIVWGIAIAGVVFKAFFVKKFLFTSTLLYVFMGWIIIFAWGPLVESFSAAGLWLLVAGGITYTVGTVFYVWRGFPYHHAVWHVFVLAGSAVHFFAILKTLPA, from the coding sequence ATGGCAGATACACATACGTATACACGGAAAGAAGAACTCGTCAATGCAGTGACGCATGGGGTCGGTGTGCTTTTGAGCATTGCGGCACTTGTTTTGCTGATTGTTTACGCATCTATGGAGGGAACAGCCTGGCATGTCGTTTCGTTTACGATTTATGGGGTGACGATGCTGATTTTGTATGCTTCCTCTACGCTTGTCCACAGTTTTCCGGAAGGGAAAGTGAAGGACGTCTTTGAATTTTGCGACCACGCCGCGATTTACTTATTCATCGCGGGGACGTATACGCCGCTGCTTCTCGTAGTCATAAGGGGTGCGCTTGGATGGACGCTTTTTGGAATCGTTTGGGGGATTGCGATCGCGGGTGTGGTTTTCAAAGCCTTTTTCGTAAAAAAGTTTTTATTCACTTCGACACTCCTCTATGTATTCATGGGCTGGATCATTATTTTTGCGTGGGGGCCGCTCGTGGAAAGCTTTTCGGCTGCCGGCCTATGGCTGCTGGTGGCAGGGGGGATCACGTACACAGTCGGCACAGTGTTTTACGTATGGCGGGGATTCCCTTATCACCATGCCGTCTGGCACGTTTTTGTACTTGCCGGCTCTGCCGTACACTTTTTCGCGATTTTAAAAACCCTTCCGGCCTAA
- a CDS encoding GNAT family N-acetyltransferase yields MRIQKADDKAVQEIMGMIHRTMHEGTMGHLPEEGEKASNLVQQVLDKGAYFLAAQEEDDLAGWVLFGTNVDYFTDAHHAFIYDIYVLEKYRGRGLARKLVMEAMKEGRRQGAKEIRLNVFAGNPARKLYEEIGFDEFNILMSKNL; encoded by the coding sequence ATGAGAATTCAGAAGGCAGATGATAAAGCGGTACAGGAAATAATGGGGATGATTCATCGGACGATGCATGAAGGGACGATGGGACATTTGCCGGAAGAAGGTGAAAAAGCATCGAACCTTGTGCAGCAGGTCCTTGATAAAGGGGCGTATTTTCTTGCTGCGCAGGAAGAAGATGATCTCGCAGGATGGGTACTTTTCGGAACCAATGTTGATTACTTCACAGATGCGCATCATGCGTTCATCTATGATATTTATGTACTGGAAAAATACCGCGGCCGCGGCCTGGCCCGCAAACTTGTGATGGAAGCGATGAAAGAGGGGAGGCGGCAGGGAGCAAAAGAAATCCGCCTGAACGTTTTTGCCGGCAATCCTGCCCGCAAGCTGTATGAAGAAATCGGATTCGATGAATTCAACATTCTTATGTCCAAAAACCTGTAA
- a CDS encoding sulfite oxidase-like oxidoreductase yields MYFGKKRSSENDRVPPNQNVTKAWPVLHAGGVPQYKDDLSDWDLKIYGLVEHPLIYTYEEFMELPQAETSNDIHCVTGWSKLDNTWQGVSVKDAVKETGIKPEAKYVLLHAEEGWTANLPIEDFMRETSLLAHSHNGETLAPEHGFPVRAVVPHLYFWKSAKWLRAIQFTATDQPGFWERNGYHMYGDPWKEERFSWD; encoded by the coding sequence ATGTATTTCGGGAAGAAACGGAGCAGCGAAAATGATCGGGTGCCGCCCAATCAAAATGTGACAAAAGCCTGGCCGGTTCTGCATGCAGGCGGGGTGCCGCAGTATAAAGACGACCTGTCCGATTGGGACCTGAAAATCTACGGCCTCGTCGAACATCCGCTCATTTATACATATGAGGAATTTATGGAACTGCCGCAAGCGGAAACCAGCAACGACATTCACTGTGTGACGGGGTGGTCAAAACTTGATAACACATGGCAAGGTGTCTCGGTGAAAGACGCAGTCAAGGAAACCGGAATCAAACCGGAAGCCAAATACGTACTGCTGCATGCCGAAGAAGGCTGGACGGCAAACCTGCCGATTGAAGATTTTATGCGGGAGACGAGCTTGCTGGCGCACTCACATAACGGTGAAACGCTTGCCCCCGAGCACGGGTTCCCTGTCAGGGCGGTTGTGCCGCACCTGTATTTCTGGAAAAGCGCGAAGTGGCTTCGGGCAATTCAGTTCACCGCGACGGACCAGCCGGGCTTCTGGGAGCGGAATGGGTATCATATGTACGGGGACCCGTGGAAAGAAGAGCGTTTCAGCTGGGACTGA
- a CDS encoding cation-translocating P-type ATPase, whose product MWSQKSARETAKLLNTSIEDGLTDGEITVLREKYGENVFEEQEKQTVLQMVWEQINSVLIYILMAAAVISAVVGEISDAVIIALVIILNAAIGVFQESKAEKSLDALKKMSSPKAVVKRNGQVQEVASEELVPGDLVLLDAGRYVPADLRLTEAINLKVEESALTGESVPVEKRADWTAPGNVPAADQVNMAFMSTLTTYGRGSGIVVRTGMDTEIGKIAGMLGKQVKEQTPLQMKLAELGKFLGFGAVVISLIIFFLGFWQGRNPFDMFLIAVSLAVAAIPEGLPAIVTIVLALGVQRMIKRNAVVRKLPSVETLGSVSVICSDKTGTLTLNKMTVTDFFTNNKQGKMEDLDPGGNTERLFLEAMVLCNDADISNGRETGDPTETALLTAGAGNGLDKKALDEKYPRIFEVPFDSERKRMATVHEYRNGTAVFVKGAVESVLPKLTGIMAGGTIKPIGQNEEQAILKQVDQMSADALRVLMFAYKNTDRERLSPDALESDLVFLGLTGMIDPPREEVKDAVQTCRDAGIRTIMITGDHKMTAVAIAKSLGIADSEKEAMTGAELDSISDEELKERVTGTTIFARVSPDHKVRIVQALKGNGMIAAMTGDGVNDAPSLKQADVGVAMGITGTDVAKGAADIVLMDDNFATITAAVEEGRNIYRNIRKSVLFLLSCNIGEIIALFIAILLGWPAPLAAIHILWVNLITDTLPAISLGVDPDDSDVMKEPPRQSGEGIFSGTAGLFTAANGLVIGLLTLTAFVTGLKVYSGAESFIGMDFSMMNDGVMAKAQTMAFLTLSISQLVHSLNLRHPSKSIFEIGLTTNPYLLGSIVLGILLQAGLVYTPFLAEWFKLSPIGMNDWLFIGGLALVPLIVNEIAKRFSTREW is encoded by the coding sequence GTGTGGAGTCAGAAATCGGCGCGCGAAACGGCAAAACTTCTGAATACAAGCATAGAGGACGGCTTAACAGATGGAGAAATCACGGTTTTGCGTGAAAAGTATGGTGAAAATGTATTCGAAGAACAGGAAAAGCAGACGGTTTTGCAGATGGTATGGGAGCAGATCAACAGTGTGCTGATCTATATATTGATGGCGGCCGCTGTTATCTCGGCAGTTGTCGGTGAAATCAGTGATGCCGTCATTATAGCGCTTGTCATCATCCTTAATGCCGCAATCGGTGTTTTCCAGGAATCGAAGGCTGAGAAGTCGCTTGATGCATTGAAAAAGATGTCTTCCCCAAAAGCTGTCGTGAAGCGGAACGGCCAGGTGCAAGAGGTGGCGTCGGAAGAACTCGTTCCCGGTGATCTGGTGCTTTTAGATGCCGGGCGCTATGTTCCGGCAGACCTCCGTCTGACGGAAGCGATAAATTTGAAGGTGGAGGAATCGGCACTGACAGGGGAGTCCGTGCCGGTTGAAAAACGTGCGGACTGGACGGCACCCGGGAATGTGCCGGCAGCCGACCAGGTGAATATGGCGTTCATGTCGACGCTCACCACTTATGGACGCGGTTCCGGCATCGTCGTAAGAACCGGAATGGATACTGAAATCGGTAAAATTGCCGGGATGCTCGGGAAACAGGTGAAAGAACAAACTCCATTGCAGATGAAACTGGCGGAGCTCGGCAAATTTCTCGGGTTTGGCGCTGTCGTCATCTCGCTCATCATTTTTTTCCTCGGTTTCTGGCAGGGCCGGAATCCGTTTGATATGTTCCTGATTGCCGTCAGCCTTGCCGTTGCGGCAATTCCGGAAGGGCTGCCGGCGATTGTGACCATTGTACTTGCTCTTGGCGTCCAGCGCATGATTAAACGGAACGCCGTGGTCCGGAAACTCCCTTCCGTTGAAACCCTCGGGTCTGTCAGCGTCATTTGTTCTGACAAAACAGGAACACTGACACTTAACAAAATGACCGTCACTGATTTTTTCACAAACAATAAGCAGGGAAAAATGGAGGATTTGGACCCGGGTGGAAACACAGAAAGGCTTTTTCTGGAAGCGATGGTTCTGTGCAATGATGCCGATATTTCGAATGGCCGGGAAACCGGTGACCCGACCGAAACAGCCCTTCTGACGGCGGGTGCGGGCAACGGACTGGATAAAAAAGCGCTTGATGAAAAGTATCCGCGGATTTTTGAAGTTCCGTTCGATTCCGAGAGAAAGAGAATGGCAACCGTTCATGAATACAGAAATGGCACAGCGGTTTTTGTAAAGGGTGCTGTAGAGAGCGTGCTTCCAAAGTTGACCGGCATCATGGCTGGCGGAACGATAAAACCGATCGGGCAAAACGAGGAACAGGCAATCCTCAAACAGGTGGACCAGATGTCAGCGGATGCCTTGCGAGTGCTCATGTTTGCTTACAAAAACACTGACAGGGAAAGATTGTCGCCAGATGCGCTGGAAAGTGATCTTGTTTTTCTCGGGCTGACCGGCATGATTGATCCTCCCCGAGAAGAAGTGAAGGATGCTGTACAAACCTGCCGGGATGCCGGCATTCGGACAATCATGATTACCGGAGATCATAAAATGACGGCGGTTGCCATCGCTAAAAGCCTCGGTATTGCCGATTCCGAGAAAGAGGCAATGACAGGTGCTGAGCTGGACAGCATCTCTGATGAAGAATTGAAAGAGCGTGTGACCGGGACCACTATATTTGCAAGAGTCTCGCCGGACCATAAGGTGAGGATTGTGCAGGCATTAAAGGGAAACGGCATGATCGCTGCCATGACGGGTGACGGGGTCAATGATGCGCCGAGCCTCAAGCAGGCGGATGTAGGTGTTGCAATGGGGATTACCGGCACCGATGTCGCCAAAGGTGCTGCTGATATCGTATTGATGGACGATAACTTTGCGACGATAACAGCTGCTGTGGAAGAGGGACGCAACATCTACCGCAATATAAGAAAATCGGTTTTGTTTCTGCTTTCCTGCAACATTGGAGAAATTATTGCGCTGTTCATTGCTATTTTGCTTGGCTGGCCTGCCCCGCTCGCTGCGATTCACATTTTGTGGGTGAACTTGATTACCGATACATTACCGGCGATTTCCCTCGGTGTTGACCCGGATGACTCTGATGTCATGAAAGAGCCGCCCCGTCAGTCGGGGGAAGGGATTTTTTCCGGAACGGCTGGTCTTTTTACGGCGGCAAACGGCCTGGTGATCGGACTGCTGACGCTCACTGCGTTTGTAACGGGATTGAAAGTATACAGCGGTGCCGAATCGTTCATCGGCATGGATTTCAGCATGATGAACGATGGTGTGATGGCTAAAGCCCAGACAATGGCCTTCCTGACACTTAGCATTTCCCAGCTTGTGCATTCGTTGAACTTGCGCCATCCGTCCAAATCGATTTTTGAAATCGGCCTTACGACAAACCCTTACTTGCTCGGTTCGATTGTCTTAGGCATTCTCCTTCAGGCGGGACTCGTGTACACGCCATTTCTGGCTGAATGGTTTAAGCTTTCACCGATTGGCATGAATGATTGGCTTTTCATCGGGGGACTTGCCCTTGTTCCGCTCATTGTCAATGAAATTGCGAAGCGATTCAGCACACGGGAATGGTGA
- a CDS encoding Na+/H+ antiporter family protein yields the protein MNAVVIAVLVMLLLSLFRVNVVVALVIGALIGGVTGGLDTAKTIEVFTGGLGGSAEVALSYALLGSFAIALSKTGLPDALVDFVLNLVGREGKGARRPVAMALVVVPLLLMSIFSQNLIPIHIAFIPVLVPPLLKIMSEMNIDRRLIASVLTFGLTAPYILLPTGFGAIFHDILGTNMAESGFEIDNALIPEAMLIPTAGLVVGLAVATFISYRKPRQYETPKVAIKQKEGEAYTAKSLLFATAAVIAALGVQLWTDSMIVGALAGIIVLYLSREMRWNEADDILTGGMRMMAFIGFVMLAASGFAAVLKETGHVDLLVEASTDLIGGSQALAALMMLIVGLLVTMGIGSSFSTIPIIATIFVPMAAEVGFSPMATIALIGTAAALGDAGSPASDSTLGPTSGLNADGQHNHIWDTVVPTFLHYNIPLIIFGWIAAVLVF from the coding sequence ATGAATGCAGTTGTCATCGCAGTACTTGTTATGCTGCTCCTTAGTTTATTTAGAGTTAATGTAGTAGTCGCACTTGTTATCGGCGCCTTGATTGGCGGGGTGACAGGCGGCCTGGATACGGCTAAAACGATTGAAGTGTTCACAGGCGGGCTTGGCGGAAGTGCTGAAGTGGCACTCAGCTATGCGCTCCTTGGAAGCTTTGCAATTGCCCTGTCAAAAACCGGTTTGCCGGATGCACTTGTTGATTTTGTCCTAAACCTTGTCGGGCGTGAAGGGAAGGGGGCCAGAAGGCCTGTTGCCATGGCGCTTGTCGTGGTGCCGCTGCTCCTCATGTCCATTTTCTCGCAGAACCTGATTCCGATCCATATCGCATTTATTCCGGTTCTGGTACCGCCGTTATTGAAGATTATGAGCGAAATGAATATTGACCGCCGGCTCATCGCATCTGTGCTGACATTCGGGCTGACGGCTCCGTATATTTTGCTGCCGACAGGATTTGGTGCCATTTTTCATGATATCTTAGGCACAAACATGGCGGAAAGCGGATTTGAGATTGATAATGCCCTTATTCCTGAGGCGATGCTTATCCCGACTGCCGGGCTGGTTGTCGGGCTTGCTGTTGCCACCTTTATCAGTTACCGCAAGCCGCGGCAGTATGAAACACCAAAAGTTGCTATTAAACAAAAGGAAGGCGAAGCATATACTGCGAAAAGCCTCCTGTTTGCGACAGCCGCAGTCATTGCTGCGCTTGGTGTCCAGTTATGGACCGATTCGATGATTGTAGGGGCGCTTGCCGGGATCATCGTCCTTTACTTGAGCAGGGAAATGCGCTGGAATGAAGCGGATGATATCCTGACAGGCGGGATGCGGATGATGGCATTTATCGGCTTTGTCATGCTGGCCGCTTCCGGTTTTGCGGCTGTCTTGAAAGAGACCGGCCATGTGGATTTGCTTGTTGAGGCATCGACAGACTTGATCGGAGGAAGCCAGGCTCTGGCAGCCCTGATGATGCTCATTGTCGGCCTGCTTGTCACGATGGGAATCGGATCATCGTTTTCAACGATTCCAATCATCGCAACCATCTTTGTTCCGATGGCGGCCGAAGTCGGCTTCAGCCCAATGGCGACAATCGCTCTCATCGGTACTGCGGCAGCACTGGGAGATGCAGGCTCACCGGCATCTGACAGTACACTCGGACCGACATCCGGCCTGAACGCCGACGGCCAGCACAACCACATCTGGGACACCGTCGTGCCGACATTCCTGCACTACAACATCCCGCTCATCATCTTCGGATGGATTGCGGCGGTATTAGTATTTTAA
- a CDS encoding phosphocarrier protein HPr, with the protein MAEKTFTITDETGIHARPATQLVNKAGHYQSDVTLEYKGKTVNLKSIMGVMSLGVPQGAEVTIKAEGSDADEALAGLEELMNETLSK; encoded by the coding sequence ATGGCAGAAAAGACATTTACAATCACAGACGAAACTGGAATCCATGCACGTCCGGCGACACAGCTTGTCAATAAAGCTGGACACTATCAATCCGACGTAACCCTTGAGTACAAAGGCAAGACCGTCAACCTGAAATCCATCATGGGTGTCATGTCCCTTGGTGTACCACAGGGAGCGGAAGTCACGATCAAGGCTGAAGGGTCAGATGCTGATGAAGCACTTGCAGGCCTTGAAGAATTGATGAATGAAACGCTGAGCAAGTAA
- a CDS encoding 50S ribosomal protein L11 methyltransferase, which yields MLHEFTVRLSEKELEQAIEKLTAAGIVNMYYETPFEVVQDDNGYGYVEKEDVEIELHIYGEEGDMEGLPDTMYTKIHDVLGLSKHELAYAPVNDQWHNSFEDIDLGNGWILSFPPFDGDEQSGASVMRFDPQASFGTGQHETTRDCLRFIFGHDFSGAAVLDLGAGSGILSVAAALKGATNVHAVDIEPIEREVLLNAELNGVDAVAAEQADLLSGSYQVEGRYDWIFINIGADETIGLFERHDLFNKAESMLISGLVEWNADRVMTAFRQAGWHITWKTQTNEWITLSAVKE from the coding sequence ATGTTACATGAATTTACGGTTCGCCTTTCGGAAAAGGAATTGGAACAGGCGATTGAAAAGCTTACTGCAGCAGGTATAGTCAACATGTATTACGAAACGCCGTTTGAAGTTGTTCAGGATGACAACGGCTACGGCTATGTAGAAAAAGAAGACGTGGAAATTGAGCTTCACATCTACGGTGAAGAAGGCGACATGGAAGGTTTGCCTGATACCATGTACACAAAAATCCACGACGTACTCGGATTATCCAAACATGAACTGGCTTATGCCCCGGTAAATGATCAATGGCACAACAGTTTTGAAGATATCGATCTGGGAAACGGATGGATCCTCAGTTTCCCGCCGTTTGACGGTGATGAGCAATCCGGCGCATCAGTCATGCGTTTTGATCCGCAGGCTTCGTTCGGTACGGGACAGCATGAAACAACCAGGGATTGCCTGCGCTTTATTTTTGGTCATGACTTCAGCGGTGCCGCTGTCCTTGACCTCGGAGCAGGTTCGGGAATATTGAGCGTTGCTGCGGCCCTTAAAGGTGCCACAAATGTTCATGCGGTTGATATTGAGCCGATCGAAAGGGAAGTATTGCTCAATGCGGAACTGAACGGCGTTGACGCGGTCGCAGCTGAACAGGCTGACCTGTTGTCGGGAAGCTATCAGGTTGAAGGCCGCTACGATTGGATATTCATTAATATTGGAGCTGATGAGACGATCGGGCTGTTTGAACGGCATGATCTGTTCAACAAAGCGGAATCGATGCTCATATCGGGCCTCGTCGAATGGAATGCCGATCGGGTCATGACGGCCTTCCGGCAAGCAGGCTGGCACATCACCTGGAAAACTCAGACCAACGAATGGATTACATTATCGGCCGTAAAAGAATAA
- a CDS encoding L,D-transpeptidase family protein translates to MVKRGVWTAVTLVLAAGVFVTTETLGLTSFFSGTKEASLRQDEIPFRQGTAAAARPADNLEKEPVTVLNSEKPKKEQVQEAIADGEKEREQDRAVPPLTQGKKSGSAARYQTSGKQEQPAVKKGIILRHTISKGETLYSIARIYYESKEGQQFIIDANGLAGTSDIKAGTALKIPDPDFLSVYKVKQGDTLFSIASHFYSRSKVLSYFSGLNSITNPSVDVKAGAKVMFPQTHHLDVHIIQPGETAYSIMDSYYKIDTYIEAVKEFNHLSGSSLQAGTTLYIPNFFKLEGKTQKVHEGRWIEVSKSKHLVTLYDGDRILFQEKAATGKSDDLTPTGTFQVIAKLENPWYSPKGITGGSPDNPLGTRWLGLSVPGTSGEKYGIHGTNNPSSIGKDVSLGCIRLDNRNVEWLFDRVPLGTKVVIKE, encoded by the coding sequence ATGGTAAAAAGGGGTGTGTGGACCGCTGTCACATTGGTCCTGGCAGCCGGTGTCTTTGTTACTACAGAAACGCTTGGCCTTACTTCCTTTTTTAGCGGGACAAAAGAAGCGAGCCTTCGGCAGGATGAAATTCCTTTCAGGCAGGGAACAGCCGCTGCTGCGCGACCGGCGGATAACCTGGAAAAAGAACCGGTGACCGTGCTTAATTCTGAGAAACCGAAAAAAGAGCAAGTGCAAGAAGCAATTGCTGACGGGGAAAAAGAGAGGGAGCAGGACAGAGCAGTCCCGCCGCTTACGCAAGGCAAAAAAAGCGGCAGCGCAGCCCGATATCAAACTTCCGGGAAGCAGGAGCAGCCAGCAGTAAAAAAGGGTATCATTTTACGTCATACCATTTCAAAAGGCGAGACGCTGTACAGCATCGCACGTATTTATTATGAGTCGAAAGAGGGGCAGCAATTCATCATTGATGCAAACGGACTGGCAGGAACGTCCGATATAAAAGCAGGAACCGCCCTGAAAATTCCTGATCCCGACTTTTTATCGGTTTATAAAGTGAAGCAGGGCGACACACTTTTCAGCATCGCTTCACACTTTTACAGCCGCAGTAAAGTACTTTCCTATTTTTCCGGATTGAACAGCATCACCAATCCTTCGGTTGATGTAAAAGCAGGAGCAAAAGTGATGTTTCCGCAGACGCATCATCTGGATGTACATATTATCCAGCCCGGCGAAACAGCTTATAGCATTATGGACTCCTATTACAAAATCGATACATATATTGAAGCGGTGAAGGAGTTCAACCATCTGAGCGGATCGTCCCTGCAAGCAGGCACAACCCTATACATACCTAATTTTTTCAAACTTGAAGGGAAGACACAGAAGGTTCATGAGGGACGCTGGATAGAGGTCAGCAAATCGAAGCATCTCGTTACGCTTTATGATGGAGACCGGATTCTTTTCCAGGAAAAAGCGGCAACCGGCAAAAGTGACGATCTGACACCGACCGGTACGTTCCAGGTGATCGCAAAATTGGAAAATCCGTGGTACTCCCCAAAGGGAATCACCGGCGGCAGCCCGGATAATCCACTCGGAACGCGCTGGCTTGGCTTGAGTGTACCGGGTACAAGCGGTGAAAAATATGGAATCCACGGAACGAATAACCCTTCTTCGATTGGAAAGGACGTCAGCCTCGGGTGTATCAGGCTGGATAACAGAAACGTCGAATGGTTATTTGACCGCGTCCCGCTTGGCACGAAAGTCGTGATAAAAGAGTAA
- the pfkB gene encoding 1-phosphofructokinase: MIYTVTLNPSVDYIVGVDNLELGSLNITSFETKSSGGKGINVSRVLKRLGQENTALGFLGGFTGAFISEELSREGVSSDFVHVGGDTRINIKLKTGEETEINGQGPEITENNLAGLERKLETLGKEDVVIFAGSIPKSVPDTVYQFLAQKAKSKGAEVIIDAKGGALKNALAEQPFLVKPNHHELGGLFDAQVETMEDALIYGRKLLDLGPQNVIVSMGGKGALFLNSSEAYAAAAPEGKVKNTVGAGDSVVAGFTASYLETADKKEAFRYGIATGSATAFSLGFAEKTNVEALLEKVKMIEI, translated from the coding sequence ATGATTTATACCGTTACATTGAACCCATCGGTTGACTATATCGTTGGCGTGGACAATCTTGAGCTCGGTTCCCTGAACATTACATCTTTTGAAACGAAAAGCTCTGGCGGAAAAGGCATCAACGTTTCGCGTGTTTTAAAGAGACTTGGACAAGAAAATACCGCACTCGGATTCCTCGGCGGTTTCACCGGAGCTTTCATTTCGGAGGAACTATCGCGAGAAGGGGTCTCTTCCGATTTCGTCCATGTAGGCGGAGATACACGCATCAACATCAAACTTAAAACGGGGGAGGAAACCGAAATAAACGGCCAGGGACCTGAGATTACGGAAAACAATCTGGCTGGACTGGAACGGAAACTTGAAACACTCGGCAAAGAGGATGTGGTCATCTTTGCGGGCAGTATCCCGAAGTCCGTTCCTGATACCGTTTATCAATTCCTTGCCCAAAAAGCAAAAAGCAAAGGGGCAGAAGTGATCATTGATGCTAAAGGGGGCGCATTAAAGAATGCCCTCGCCGAGCAGCCGTTTCTCGTAAAGCCGAATCACCATGAGCTTGGCGGCCTGTTTGATGCACAAGTCGAAACGATGGAAGATGCGCTTATTTACGGCAGGAAATTGCTTGATCTCGGCCCTCAAAATGTCATTGTTTCAATGGGTGGAAAAGGGGCGCTGTTCCTTAACAGTTCAGAAGCTTATGCAGCAGCTGCACCGGAGGGCAAGGTGAAAAATACGGTGGGTGCCGGTGATTCTGTCGTTGCCGGTTTTACAGCATCTTATCTGGAAACCGCAGATAAAAAGGAAGCCTTCCGATATGGAATCGCAACAGGGAGTGCAACGGCATTTTCGCTTGGATTTGCCGAGAAAACAAATGTTGAGGCACTGCTGGAAAAAGTGAAGATGATAGAAATATAA